From a single Flavobacterium sp. genomic region:
- a CDS encoding NAD-dependent epimerase/dehydratase family protein, with the protein MDTKILIIGACGQIGTELTAKLRATYGVDNVIASDIRKLNNDVVNNGIFEVINALDYNQIEHLIEQYQITDVYLMAALLSATAEKNPAFAWDLNMNSLFHVLNLAKAGKIKKIFWPSSIAVFGPTTPRYNTPQYTIMEPSTVYGISKQTGERWCEYYHNQYGVDVRSIRYPGLISWSTEAGGGTTDYAVDIYHKTLTDGKFTSFLSENTELPMMYMDDAIKATIGIMQAPSEQIKIRSSYNLAAMSFTPKQIGEEIKKHYPNFELSYTPDFRQKIADSWPASIDDTSAREDWGWKNDFTIENMTVDMFQNLKVHIYKK; encoded by the coding sequence ATGGACACGAAAATTTTAATAATTGGTGCTTGTGGTCAAATAGGTACCGAACTTACAGCAAAACTTAGAGCTACTTATGGCGTTGATAATGTAATTGCTTCAGATATCAGAAAACTGAATAACGATGTGGTGAATAACGGCATTTTTGAGGTAATAAATGCTTTAGATTATAATCAAATTGAGCACTTAATTGAGCAATATCAGATTACTGATGTGTATTTAATGGCGGCATTGCTTTCGGCTACCGCTGAGAAAAACCCAGCTTTTGCATGGGATTTGAATATGAATTCGTTGTTTCATGTTTTAAATTTAGCCAAAGCAGGAAAAATCAAGAAAATTTTCTGGCCTTCGAGTATTGCGGTTTTTGGACCTACAACTCCAAGATACAACACGCCACAATACACAATAATGGAACCTTCAACAGTTTACGGAATTTCGAAGCAAACAGGAGAAAGATGGTGCGAATATTATCACAATCAGTATGGTGTAGATGTTAGAAGTATTCGTTATCCTGGCTTAATTAGTTGGAGTACTGAAGCTGGAGGTGGCACTACCGATTATGCAGTTGACATCTATCACAAAACGCTAACTGATGGGAAATTTACTAGTTTTTTATCAGAAAACACCGAGTTACCAATGATGTATATGGATGACGCAATCAAAGCTACTATTGGCATTATGCAAGCGCCATCAGAACAAATTAAAATACGTTCTTCTTATAATTTGGCAGCGATGAGTTTTACTCCAAAACAAATAGGCGAAGAAATCAAAAAACACTATCCAAATTTTGAATTAAGTTACACCCCCGATTTCCGTCAAAAAATTGCAGACAGCTGGCCTGCTAGTATTGACGACACTTCAGCAAGAGAAGATTGGGGATGGAAAAATGATTTTACCATTGAAAATATGACTGTTGATATGTTTCAAAACCTAAAAGTGCATATTTATAAAAAATAA
- a CDS encoding nuclear transport factor 2 family protein: MKKLTILLLAILAFSCKPCEEKNQSKKQNVMEIIDNWHKAAAAANYEAYFDAMAEESIFIGTDATENWNKKQFQDFAKPYFDKGKAWNFKAIERNIYFSKDGKTAWFDELLNTQMKICRGSGVLVQENGQWKIKHYVLSMTIPNENTDEVVKIKAPIEDAFMNNFKK; encoded by the coding sequence ATGAAAAAACTAACCATCTTACTCCTAGCAATTCTAGCTTTCTCTTGCAAACCATGTGAAGAAAAAAATCAATCAAAAAAACAAAATGTTATGGAAATTATAGACAATTGGCACAAAGCTGCTGCCGCGGCAAATTACGAAGCGTATTTCGATGCAATGGCAGAAGAATCTATTTTTATTGGAACAGATGCCACAGAAAATTGGAACAAAAAACAATTTCAAGATTTTGCTAAACCTTATTTTGACAAAGGCAAAGCGTGGAATTTTAAAGCCATTGAGCGTAATATTTATTTTAGTAAGGATGGAAAAACGGCTTGGTTTGACGAATTGTTAAACACACAAATGAAAATTTGCAGAGGCTCTGGGGTTTTAGTTCAAGAAAACGGACAATGGAAAATTAAGCACTATGTACTTTCGATGACTATTCCTAATGAAAATACGGATGAGGTGGTAAAAATAAAAGCGCCTATAGAAGACGCTTTTATGAATAATTTTAAGAAATAA
- a CDS encoding endonuclease domain-containing protein encodes MQEEILTIIHNIPIKKNFVLNLPHNASLKGRAKALRKAGNFSEVVFWKEVRNKSFWNIDFDRQRIIGNYIVDFYVKALGLVVEIDGEIHNFQEEYDEKRETYLKDLGLKVFIISTTKMLFDAENIMKDLEQFIISEYKDI; translated from the coding sequence ATGCAAGAAGAAATCTTAACCATAATTCATAATATTCCAATTAAGAAAAATTTTGTTTTAAATTTACCTCATAATGCTTCTTTAAAAGGTAGAGCAAAAGCACTCAGAAAAGCAGGAAATTTTTCCGAAGTCGTGTTCTGGAAAGAAGTGAGAAATAAATCCTTTTGGAATATCGATTTTGACAGACAAAGAATTATTGGTAACTACATTGTAGATTTTTATGTTAAAGCACTCGGTTTAGTAGTTGAAATTGATGGAGAAATTCATAATTTCCAAGAAGAATATGATGAGAAAAGAGAAACTTATCTTAAAGATTTAGGTTTAAAAGTTTTCATAATATCAACGACAAAAATGTTATTTGATGCTGAGAATATTATGAAAGATTTAGAACAATTTATTATTTCAGAATATAAAGATATTTAA
- a CDS encoding NAD-dependent succinate-semialdehyde dehydrogenase, whose amino-acid sequence MQNLLKVSENIQLSWRNLSIQNRISFLPQLAQLLLENKEEYATCITTEMHKPISQAIAEVEKCALLCNYYFENAESFLSTKNIKTEATESFVTYEPLGVILGVMPWNFPFWQVFRFAVPTIIAGNTIVVKHASNVPKSAELIQSIFEQAGFPKGCYQDLPIPSIEVAKVIANPIIKAVSLTGSEQAGIAVAGEAGKHLKKCVLELGGSNAFIILEDANLEKAVATAVNARMQNAGQSCIAAKRFLVHETIAEEFVAKFKVAIQNLKTGNPLDKATQIGSLARVDLAEELEIQVQKSIQMGAKLLVGGNRKDAFYEPTILTEVTTEMPVFNEETFGPVAAIMTFKTIVEAIELSNQSEFGLGVSVFTQDIDFIKTKISAFNEGAVFINEMVKSDPRLPFGGIKKSGYGRELAKDGIKEFVNVKTVVINIL is encoded by the coding sequence ATGCAAAATCTTTTAAAAGTTTCAGAAAACATTCAGCTTTCTTGGCGTAATTTGAGCATTCAAAACCGAATTTCTTTTTTGCCACAATTAGCTCAACTACTTTTAGAAAACAAAGAAGAATACGCAACTTGCATCACTACCGAAATGCATAAACCTATTTCGCAAGCAATTGCTGAGGTTGAAAAATGTGCGCTTTTGTGTAATTATTATTTCGAAAATGCTGAATCATTTTTATCCACAAAAAACATAAAAACTGAGGCGACAGAAAGTTTTGTTACCTACGAACCTTTAGGAGTAATTTTAGGCGTAATGCCATGGAATTTTCCTTTTTGGCAAGTTTTTCGATTTGCGGTTCCAACAATTATCGCAGGAAATACAATTGTGGTTAAACATGCGAGTAACGTTCCAAAATCTGCCGAATTAATTCAATCGATTTTTGAGCAAGCTGGTTTTCCAAAAGGGTGTTATCAAGATTTACCAATCCCGAGTATCGAAGTAGCAAAAGTCATAGCAAATCCAATTATTAAAGCTGTTTCTTTAACAGGAAGCGAACAAGCTGGAATTGCAGTTGCTGGCGAAGCTGGAAAACATTTAAAAAAGTGCGTTTTAGAATTGGGGGGAAGCAATGCTTTCATTATTTTAGAAGATGCCAATTTAGAAAAAGCAGTAGCAACAGCTGTCAATGCCCGAATGCAAAACGCAGGTCAAAGTTGTATTGCCGCGAAACGATTTTTAGTTCATGAAACTATCGCAGAAGAATTTGTAGCTAAATTCAAAGTAGCGATCCAAAACTTAAAAACTGGAAATCCGTTAGATAAAGCAACGCAAATAGGTTCTTTGGCACGAGTTGATTTAGCCGAAGAATTAGAAATCCAAGTTCAAAAATCTATTCAAATGGGAGCAAAGTTACTTGTTGGTGGAAACCGAAAAGATGCTTTTTATGAACCTACAATTTTGACAGAAGTAACAACAGAAATGCCAGTTTTTAATGAAGAAACATTCGGTCCTGTGGCAGCAATAATGACTTTCAAAACCATTGTAGAAGCCATCGAATTAAGTAATCAATCGGAATTTGGTTTGGGTGTTTCCGTTTTTACTCAAGATATTGATTTTATTAAAACAAAGATTTCAGCTTTTAATGAAGGTGCTGTTTTTATCAACGAAATGGTAAAATCCGATCCAAGATTACCATTCGGTGGAATAAAAAAATCTGGATATGGAAGAGAATTAGCAAAAGACGGAATAAAAGAATTTGTAAATGTAAAAACAGTTGTAATTAATATTTTATAA
- a CDS encoding 2OG-Fe(II) oxygenase, which yields MEDCFETLISSYLDSKVGIVEHFVSEELAQHLVNRLFELKEQNLLKAAGIGNAAKLTQNSAIRNDAIYWLDRANNNAHENAFFDQVDAFVSYLNRSCYTGITGYEFHFALFDKGSFYRKHLDQFQDNSSRQFSMITYLNENWQPEDGGELCIYDGDITQKVAPTNRKTVFFKSNELVHEVLESHKPRLSVTGWLRRD from the coding sequence ATGGAAGATTGTTTTGAAACCTTAATTTCGAGTTATTTGGATTCGAAAGTGGGCATTGTGGAACATTTTGTATCGGAAGAATTGGCACAACACTTGGTAAATAGATTGTTTGAACTGAAAGAACAAAATTTATTGAAAGCCGCTGGAATAGGAAATGCCGCAAAATTAACGCAGAATTCAGCGATTAGAAATGATGCGATTTATTGGTTAGACCGAGCAAATAATAATGCACATGAAAATGCTTTTTTTGACCAAGTGGATGCTTTTGTGTCGTATTTAAACCGCAGTTGTTATACTGGAATTACAGGTTATGAATTTCATTTTGCTTTGTTTGACAAAGGCAGTTTTTACCGAAAACATTTAGATCAATTCCAAGATAATTCGAGCCGACAATTTTCGATGATTACCTATTTGAATGAGAATTGGCAACCCGAAGACGGTGGTGAATTGTGTATTTATGATGGTGATATAACTCAAAAAGTAGCTCCAACGAATCGAAAAACAGTTTTTTTTAAGAGCAATGAATTAGTCCATGAAGTTTTAGAAAGCCACAAACCTCGATTGAGCGTTACGGGTTGGTTGAGACGAGATTAA
- the rseP gene encoding RIP metalloprotease RseP, translating to MIQVAQILFILSVLVILHEFGHYITAKMFKVRVEKFYLFMDAGFSLVKKKIGETEWGIGWLPLGGYVKLSGMIDESMDTEQMNAPAEPWEFRSKPAWQRLIIMLGGIIVNVILAWLIFTIMYSTVGQKFISTAKIQENGLAFGEVGQKAGFRNGDKILSVDGKHQPNFNRMTLDVLLGDKVEVERNGEKVEVILTDEMKGEIISKEGKEFVGPRFSNTVVDSVVPKSAADVAGLKKGDKIKALNGTAFTYYDEFKERISKHKNDSISLSVLRGSQIVELKAKVDKEGKLGFINKALDKLDYEVNNQLSFGQAVPAAVKESWSLLVYNVKQFKLILRPKTEAYKHVQSPIGIARRLPDTWNWEFIWNFTALFSIGLAFMNLLPIPGLDGGHALFTIVEMITGKKLSDKAAGYVQTAGMIILLTLMALTFGKDIYQLVVDKLL from the coding sequence ATGATTCAAGTAGCACAAATATTATTCATATTATCCGTTTTAGTTATTCTTCACGAATTTGGTCACTACATTACAGCCAAGATGTTTAAGGTACGTGTAGAGAAATTTTATTTGTTTATGGATGCTGGTTTTTCTTTGGTAAAAAAGAAAATTGGTGAAACAGAATGGGGAATCGGATGGTTGCCATTAGGAGGTTATGTAAAGCTTTCAGGAATGATTGATGAAAGTATGGATACAGAACAAATGAATGCACCTGCAGAGCCATGGGAATTTCGTTCAAAACCAGCTTGGCAACGTTTGATTATTATGTTAGGTGGAATTATTGTGAATGTAATTTTGGCGTGGCTGATTTTTACAATTATGTACTCAACCGTAGGTCAAAAATTTATTTCAACGGCAAAAATTCAAGAAAATGGATTAGCTTTTGGCGAAGTAGGTCAGAAAGCAGGTTTTAGAAACGGAGATAAAATTCTTTCAGTTGATGGAAAACACCAACCTAATTTTAACCGAATGACTTTAGATGTTTTATTAGGTGATAAAGTAGAAGTTGAGCGAAATGGAGAAAAGGTTGAGGTGATTTTGACTGACGAAATGAAAGGTGAAATCATTAGTAAAGAAGGAAAAGAGTTTGTTGGGCCTCGTTTTTCAAATACCGTAGTAGATTCAGTTGTTCCAAAATCGGCTGCTGATGTTGCAGGTTTAAAAAAAGGGGATAAAATAAAAGCTTTAAACGGAACGGCATTTACCTATTATGATGAGTTTAAAGAACGAATTTCTAAACATAAAAATGACAGCATTTCATTATCTGTTTTGAGAGGATCTCAAATAGTTGAACTGAAAGCTAAAGTAGATAAAGAAGGAAAATTAGGTTTCATTAACAAAGCTCTAGATAAGTTAGATTATGAAGTAAATAATCAATTATCGTTTGGTCAAGCAGTTCCTGCGGCAGTAAAAGAATCTTGGTCACTATTAGTTTATAATGTAAAACAGTTCAAATTAATATTACGACCAAAAACAGAAGCTTACAAGCATGTTCAAAGCCCTATTGGAATTGCACGTCGTTTACCAGATACTTGGAACTGGGAATTTATTTGGAATTTCACCGCTTTATTCTCAATTGGATTGGCATTTATGAACTTATTACCAATTCCTGGATTAGATGGTGGACATGCTTTATTTACGATAGTTGAAATGATTACAGGTAAAAAATTATCCGACAAAGCGGCAGGATATGTTCAAACTGCAGGAATGATTATCTTATTGACACTAATGGCTTTAACTTTCGGAAAAGATATTTACCAATTAGTAGTGGATAAACTTTTATAA
- a CDS encoding M1 family aminopeptidase, with amino-acid sequence MQKITFSFILLIGIIGFSQTSDSEFERMVEAEMKSVSSIQNLRVNPNTLNYDITYHELRFTVDPNVTNPYINGIVKTTFRALTDIDAVTFDMATELTVSSVTMNSTSLTFSQSNYELNINLPSTVTTGNSATVVITYAGSPPQAEGAFTRGTHSGTPVIFTLSEPFGARDWWPCKQDLNDKIESFDMYITCPNTYIGVSNGLLQSSVTSGGFTTRHFKHNYPIPAYLISLNVTNYTTYNIQAGLGTVESPFFPINNYLYPESNTASNRSSIDNTVPIMNVFEQKFGPYPYRNEQYGHVQFGWGGGMEHTTMSSMGAWNSRSLIAHELGHQWFGNKVTCGTWKDIWLNEGLTEYSAGIVVEELDGDAAFVAWKSGKINNITSQTSGAVYLTDDEATDVNRIFSSRLSYNKGSMVTHMLRWVMGDAIFFQALQNYLNAPNLAFGYAVTTDLKSQLETVHGSSLTEFFNDWIYGQGYPTYTVNAQNWGAGQAKITVSQTQSNASVSFFEMPLEIRLTSAGGLTHDVVVNHTSNAQEFIVPVPFVVTGVTFDPNKHIISRNNVATLANESFDLEQTISVYPNPTTNELHIMMPTTLQLEKVEIYNRLGQLVGQKDANDFSVAELSAGLHLLKITTSEGVIHKNFIKK; translated from the coding sequence ATGCAAAAAATCACTTTTAGCTTTATTCTACTTATAGGAATTATTGGTTTTTCCCAAACTAGTGATTCTGAATTTGAAAGAATGGTTGAAGCAGAAATGAAATCAGTTTCATCGATTCAAAATCTTAGAGTGAATCCCAACACTCTAAATTACGATATTACCTATCATGAATTGCGTTTTACAGTTGATCCAAATGTTACCAATCCGTACATTAACGGAATAGTAAAAACAACTTTTAGAGCTCTAACAGATATTGATGCAGTTACTTTTGATATGGCAACTGAATTAACAGTGAGTTCGGTAACAATGAATAGTACTAGCTTAACTTTTAGTCAAAGCAATTATGAGTTAAATATCAATTTACCCTCAACAGTAACAACAGGGAATAGTGCAACCGTAGTAATAACATATGCAGGGTCACCACCACAGGCAGAAGGAGCTTTTACAAGAGGTACGCATAGCGGCACACCTGTAATTTTTACACTTTCAGAGCCTTTTGGAGCAAGAGATTGGTGGCCATGTAAACAAGATTTAAATGATAAAATCGAAAGCTTTGATATGTATATAACGTGTCCTAATACGTATATTGGAGTTTCCAACGGTTTGTTGCAAAGTTCTGTTACTTCAGGTGGATTTACAACACGTCACTTTAAACATAATTATCCAATACCTGCTTATTTAATATCATTAAATGTTACCAATTATACCACATACAATATTCAAGCAGGATTGGGAACAGTTGAAAGTCCGTTTTTTCCAATTAATAATTATTTGTATCCAGAAAGTAATACGGCTTCAAACAGAAGTTCCATAGACAATACAGTTCCAATAATGAATGTTTTTGAACAAAAATTTGGACCTTATCCGTATAGAAATGAACAATATGGTCACGTTCAGTTTGGATGGGGAGGCGGAATGGAACACACCACTATGTCTTCTATGGGAGCTTGGAATAGCAGAAGTTTAATTGCACATGAATTAGGTCATCAATGGTTTGGTAACAAAGTTACATGTGGCACATGGAAAGATATATGGTTAAATGAAGGATTAACTGAATATAGTGCTGGAATAGTGGTTGAAGAATTAGATGGCGATGCAGCTTTTGTTGCCTGGAAAAGCGGAAAAATAAACAACATTACTTCTCAAACTTCTGGAGCTGTATATTTAACCGACGATGAAGCTACGGATGTTAATAGAATATTTAGTAGTAGATTATCATATAACAAAGGTTCTATGGTGACTCATATGTTGCGTTGGGTAATGGGTGATGCAATTTTTTTTCAAGCACTTCAAAATTATTTGAACGCTCCTAATTTAGCTTTTGGCTATGCTGTTACTACAGATCTAAAATCGCAATTAGAAACTGTACATGGAAGTAGTTTAACGGAGTTTTTTAACGATTGGATTTATGGACAAGGATACCCTACATATACTGTTAATGCACAAAACTGGGGAGCAGGTCAAGCAAAAATTACAGTTAGTCAAACACAATCAAATGCAAGTGTTTCGTTTTTTGAAATGCCTTTAGAAATTAGATTGACTAGCGCTGGAGGATTAACACATGACGTAGTGGTAAATCATACTTCTAACGCACAAGAATTTATAGTTCCTGTTCCATTTGTGGTAACTGGAGTTACATTTGATCCGAACAAACACATTATTTCAAGAAACAATGTGGCTACTTTGGCAAATGAATCATTTGATTTAGAGCAAACTATTTCGGTTTATCCAAATCCTACTACTAATGAATTACACATTATGATGCCAACTACTCTTCAATTAGAAAAAGTTGAAATTTATAATAGACTGGGACAATTAGTAGGACAAAAAGATGCCAATGATTTTTCAGTAGCTGAATTATCTGCAGGTTTGCATTTGCTTAAAATTACCACTTCGGAAGGTGTAATTCATAAAAATTTTATAAAAAAATAG
- the serS gene encoding serine--tRNA ligase, with the protein MLQIAYIRENKDEVVKRLAKKNLDAKSAVEEVIALDEKRRATQVELDTIKSESNKLSKDIGDLMKSGEKAKAEILKEKSVQLREKDKELTEVLNGFASKLQEELYKLPNLPADIVPEGKTPEDNLNVFQEGDIPKLHEGALPHWELAKKYDLIDFELGVKITGAGFPVYKGKCAKLQRALITYFLDKNTDAGYLEYQVPHMVNEASGFGTGQLPDKEGQMYHVGVDDLYLIPTAEVPVTNIFRDVLLNENDLPVLCTGYTPCFRREAGSYGAHVRGLNRLHQFDKVEIVRIEHPDNSYKALNGMVEHVKEILQELKLPYRILRLCGGDMSFASALTYDFELYSTAQERWLEISSVSNFETFQANRLKLRFKDKEGKNQLAHTLNGSSLALPRVLAGILENYQTPEGIVVPEVLRKYTGFDIIN; encoded by the coding sequence ATGTTACAGATAGCGTACATTAGAGAAAACAAAGACGAAGTAGTAAAACGATTAGCTAAGAAAAACTTAGATGCCAAAAGTGCTGTTGAAGAAGTAATTGCATTAGATGAGAAAAGAAGAGCAACTCAAGTTGAATTAGATACTATCAAATCCGAGTCGAACAAGCTATCTAAAGATATTGGCGATTTAATGAAAAGCGGCGAAAAAGCGAAAGCGGAAATCTTAAAAGAAAAATCAGTTCAACTTCGTGAGAAAGACAAAGAGCTTACAGAAGTATTGAATGGATTTGCCTCTAAATTACAAGAAGAATTATACAAATTACCCAATTTACCAGCCGACATTGTTCCGGAAGGGAAAACTCCTGAAGATAACCTAAACGTTTTTCAAGAAGGTGACATTCCTAAATTACACGAAGGCGCTTTACCTCACTGGGAATTAGCAAAAAAATATGATTTAATTGATTTCGAATTAGGGGTTAAAATCACAGGAGCGGGTTTTCCAGTTTACAAAGGGAAATGTGCCAAATTACAACGTGCTTTAATCACTTATTTCTTAGACAAGAACACCGATGCAGGTTATTTAGAGTACCAAGTGCCACATATGGTAAACGAAGCCTCTGGTTTTGGAACTGGTCAATTACCTGATAAAGAAGGTCAAATGTACCATGTAGGTGTGGATGATTTATATTTAATTCCAACTGCGGAAGTTCCAGTAACGAATATTTTTAGAGATGTTTTATTAAACGAAAATGATTTACCAGTTCTTTGCACAGGATATACACCATGTTTCCGTCGTGAAGCAGGTTCATATGGCGCACACGTTCGTGGATTAAATCGTTTACACCAATTTGATAAAGTAGAAATTGTTCGCATTGAACATCCAGATAATTCATATAAAGCATTAAACGGAATGGTGGAACACGTAAAAGAAATTTTACAAGAATTAAAATTACCATATAGAATTCTAAGATTATGTGGTGGCGATATGAGTTTTGCTTCAGCTTTAACGTATGATTTCGAATTATATTCAACTGCTCAAGAACGTTGGTTGGAAATTAGTTCGGTTTCTAATTTTGAAACGTTCCAAGCAAACCGCTTAAAATTGCGTTTCAAAGACAAAGAAGGTAAAAACCAATTAGCACATACGTTAAATGGAAGTTCTTTAGCTTTGCCAAGAGTATTAGCTGGAATTTTAGAAAACTATCAAACACCAGAAGGTATCGTAGTTCCTGAAGTTTTAAGAAAGTACACAGGATTTGACATCATTAACTAA
- a CDS encoding tetratricopeptide repeat protein, with product MAFNYIDAGEYEKAVTILEEVYSKNKLLHLDKILYCYQQLEQHDKALKFINELKPKNNNPTLLVEEGYIYQLQKKQPEADKKYQEALNEIDKNANFAYNLGSVFERKVLLDWALKAYEKGQKANPNLNFDYQIAMIQGQLGNLEVMLNKLLDYGFNTPDGTPMVQNQLTRFLMDDSDGSFAASIRKNLLLRTQKSQDIYWNQFLSWFFVQQKEYGKAFVQEKAVYNRNPDSFINIVTLSRMAMEEKQYEDANTILTFVLENTQNLDLQMQAHHFLLSMDMESVTSKEYPTIDFKLDELLKKYGISQHSLDLQILSAHFKTFYLNQSKLGIELLQNSLKLPLNTREQAKVKMKLADIMVYDEKFNQAILYYAQVEDNLKNDVLAHEASLKLAKANFYKKDFDWTLQQVKVLKQSPSLLIANDAIEMFLLIQDNSAEDSLRVALQSYATADLKLYQNKKEEALQLFLTILQKHKGESIEEGTLFKVGKIYEEKGDFTTALTYYQNLLDHHKDGIYKDEALFYSAEIYRKNILDNEKAKALYEKVVLEHPDSLYYTESRKQYRTLRGDSTI from the coding sequence TTGGCATTTAACTATATTGATGCTGGAGAATATGAAAAAGCAGTAACCATTCTTGAAGAAGTTTACTCAAAAAATAAACTTTTGCATTTGGATAAAATTTTATATTGCTATCAGCAATTAGAGCAACACGACAAAGCTTTAAAATTTATAAATGAATTAAAGCCTAAAAACAACAACCCTACTCTTTTAGTAGAAGAAGGCTATATTTATCAATTACAAAAAAAACAGCCTGAAGCAGATAAAAAGTACCAAGAAGCCCTTAATGAAATTGATAAAAATGCCAATTTTGCATACAATTTAGGAAGTGTTTTTGAAAGAAAAGTACTGCTAGATTGGGCATTAAAAGCCTATGAAAAAGGACAAAAAGCTAATCCAAATCTAAATTTCGATTACCAAATTGCCATGATTCAAGGGCAATTAGGAAATTTAGAAGTCATGTTAAACAAATTATTGGATTACGGCTTCAATACACCTGATGGTACTCCGATGGTTCAAAATCAGTTGACACGTTTTTTAATGGATGATTCGGATGGTTCATTTGCCGCTTCCATTCGCAAAAACTTATTGCTTAGAACGCAAAAATCACAAGATATTTATTGGAATCAGTTTTTGAGTTGGTTTTTTGTACAACAAAAGGAATACGGCAAAGCATTTGTTCAAGAGAAAGCGGTTTATAATCGAAATCCAGATTCTTTTATAAACATCGTTACCCTATCTAGAATGGCAATGGAAGAAAAACAATATGAAGATGCCAATACTATTCTAACCTTTGTTTTAGAAAATACACAAAATCTAGATTTGCAAATGCAAGCGCATCATTTTTTACTTTCTATGGATATGGAATCGGTAACTTCAAAAGAATATCCTACAATTGATTTTAAACTAGATGAATTATTGAAAAAATATGGAATTAGTCAGCATTCATTAGATTTGCAAATACTTTCGGCGCACTTTAAAACTTTTTATCTGAATCAATCGAAATTAGGAATTGAGTTATTACAAAACTCATTGAAACTTCCATTGAATACAAGAGAACAAGCTAAAGTTAAAATGAAATTGGCCGATATTATGGTGTATGATGAAAAATTCAACCAAGCCATTTTATATTACGCACAAGTAGAAGACAATTTGAAAAACGATGTTTTGGCTCACGAAGCCAGCCTAAAATTAGCCAAAGCCAACTTTTACAAAAAAGATTTTGATTGGACTCTGCAACAAGTGAAAGTCTTGAAACAATCACCGAGTTTGCTAATTGCAAATGATGCTATCGAAATGTTTTTGCTTATTCAAGATAATTCTGCCGAAGACAGTTTGCGCGTGGCACTTCAATCATATGCAACTGCGGATTTGAAATTGTACCAAAATAAAAAAGAAGAAGCACTTCAACTATTTTTAACTATTTTACAAAAACATAAAGGCGAAAGTATTGAAGAAGGAACTTTGTTTAAAGTAGGTAAAATATATGAAGAAAAAGGAGATTTTACAACTGCTCTAACCTATTATCAAAACCTATTGGATCATCACAAAGACGGAATTTACAAAGATGAAGCCTTATTTTATTCAGCAGAAATTTACAGAAAAAATATTTTAGATAACGAAAAAGCAAAAGCACTATACGAAAAAGTAGTTTTAGAACATCCTGATAGTTTGTATTATACCGAAAGCAGAAAACAATATAGAACGTTGCGAGGCGATTCAACAATTTAG
- a CDS encoding DUF4286 family protein, with protein MIIYNVTINVDESIHHDWLKWMQNKHINDVLATGLFTNAKMVRVVVEEEMGGTTYAVQYFTDSRAKLEDYYKNHAPRLRQEGLQLFADKMLAFRTELEVMSEFYGETN; from the coding sequence ATGATTATATACAACGTTACCATAAACGTAGACGAAAGCATTCACCACGATTGGTTAAAATGGATGCAAAACAAACATATTAACGATGTTTTAGCAACAGGATTATTTACCAATGCCAAAATGGTTCGAGTAGTGGTAGAAGAAGAAATGGGAGGTACAACCTATGCCGTTCAGTATTTCACCGATTCCAGAGCCAAATTAGAAGACTATTACAAAAATCACGCACCAAGATTACGCCAGGAAGGCTTACAACTTTTCGCTGACAAAATGTTGGCTTTTAGAACGGAGTTGGAAGTAATGAGCGAATTCTACGGAGAAACGAATTAA